The Oryctolagus cuniculus chromosome 13, mOryCun1.1, whole genome shotgun sequence sequence GCCCTTGTTGCCTCTGCAAACCGGTCACGTGGTGACCCATTGCGGCTGGTGGCTGCAGTCATTGTGGGAGGGCCATTGGTCTTCCAAACAGGCAGGTCGCTCTGCCAAGTCCAGGAGTACCCACTAGTCCCAAGAGCTTGGTGGGCTGGCCACGTGCCCCTCGCCAGACAGACAAGGGAACAGGCCACGGGGCAGTGAGTTCCCTCGCCTGGACGCTGTCCTAAGCAGAACGTGGAGGAGGGCGGTCTAACGCAGAGCTCTTTGCTTGTTTTCTAGAGCAAATCATGGAGGAAAATCAAAAACATGGTGCACTGGTCTCCCTTCGTCATGTCCTTCAAGAAGAAGTACCCCTGGATCCAGCTGGCGGGACACGCAGGTAGACGCGGCCTCCCAGCTTTCGCCCAGGGTGAAGGTGCTCCTGGGcctgcccaggccagcagcaggggagggcCTGGTCCCGGACGCTCCAGAAGATGAAGGTTGCAGCTGCTCTCTCAGACCTGTGCCCCCTGCCGGTGCAACCCCCACCTCTGTCCCCGTCTCTGCCTCTTCCAGACCCTTTCTCCCGCTCTCAGTCTCGCCTCCAGTTGAACTCAATGAAATAGATGCTACCGCTCTGCAGAGGTGCCCACCGTTCTACCCTGGACAGAAAGGGACAAAGCTAACCACTTTATTGGGCGCTTACTGTATGCCTGCATTGCCATGGCCACTCACCCCCCCAGGAACCGTGAGAGGAGAcaccatttggatgctggttggaCGGTGGCTATGGCTCCAGGGCCATCTCCAGTCCAGCCATCagtgacagaggaggaggggcaTCTGGAGCCAAAACCCCAGTCTCATCTAGTCTGCTTATAGGCCCCTTGGGCAGGCCTTGTCCTCTGAGACATTTCAGCGACTGACCATGGACTTGGCCTTCGTGACGTCATTGGCCTGCGAGTTCGCTTCAGGCCAGCACAGGGTCTGATGTCTTTTCTGTCCCCTGCCCttttggcccaggcccaggggtgGCCATGTGAGGGTATGGCCTGGAAGGAGCACTCCCCGGACAGGCTGAGCCTTGGAGCCCCCTTTCTTAGTCTGCTCCATGTCCCCTGTCCTGTCCTATCAGGGCTGCGGCACTGACACTGGAGACTCAAGGAAGCAGGTTGATGATGATGGGGTGGGGATggccctggggacacagaggcaggAATAGGTCCCTGCACTGTGCTCTGCTCTGCCGCCTGTCCCTGGAAGCCCTGCAGCCGCAGCCTGTGGTCCTCCATCTTCAGATGAGGGCCCTGGGCTCAAGAAAGTCAGGAACCAGCCCAGTAGGCAGCGAGTGGGGTGGTGCTGGGAGggccagggacttgaacccactctGCTTAAACTGCTCAGtccacagcagggcctggggcgtACCTGGCCCCAGACTTAGCCAGAGTGGCAGCATCCACagggaggcccaggcacttgggccgagGGGGCTGTCAGGTGGACCAGAGAGGATGGCGCCTCTGCCTGCCGACCACAGCTGGGACCCAGGGCCTCCTCCCTCTCGCTCTGCAGGAAGCTTCAAGGCGGCCGCCAACGGCAGGATCCTGAAGAAGCACTGTGAGTCAGAGCAGCGCTGCCTGGACCGGCTGATGACCGACGTGCTGCGGCCCTTTGTACCTGCCTACCACGGGGACGTGGTCAAGGACGGGGAGCGCTACAACCAGATGGACGACCTGCTGGCCGACTTTGACTCCCCATGTGTGATGGACTGCAAGATGGGCATCAGGTGAGCCGTGCCCCTCCCACCTCACCCCGGCACCATACGGCTGACAGCCAGGCCACGTGCAGCTTCCGGGAGGCTTCGGGGTCTGTGTGACAAGCCAGAACCCGCCTCTCTCCCCAGGCATCTCCTGTTATGTACAGGGGGTATAGGGACCCTGGCCTTGCTTGCGACAGCCCCTGCCTTCTCTGTTGCCCTGAGGTGAGTAGGGGCCAGTAGCAAatgcagccagggcagggggcccCACTGGAGGCTGGGATTGCACAGGGCGAATACTGGGTCAAGAGGTAGCAAGATGGTGACTTTCTGCTGGTGAGCTGCAGGGGTTGGAGAGGCACAGAGGCCTCGTCAGTGTCACAGCGCCAGTGAGAGTGGAGAGAGCTGCCTCGTGGAACGGACAGACTTGTTCCTGCTGCGAGAGTACAGTCGAGGAGAGAGGGCCCAGGAGCACAAGCGACGCCAGCGATGCACACTGGCTGTTGCCCATCACGggtgggcctgggggtggggcagcctggTTGGCAGGGCATGGGAGGGCACTCCAGGGACCCAGAACTGGGAGTAGCAAGTGGGCTTGTGTGCAGAACTGGCTCCCATCCCCCAGTTTGCAGCTTTAGGGCCTGGCATCTGGCCTGAGAGAAaagcaggagaggcaggaagaggagaaaggaagagcgAGCAGGAGGTGGGCAGACAACAGAGGGGCACTGAGGCCCAGCCCGGCTCTGCCTGGGCCCCCATCTTGGCCACAGCATTTTCTCGTCCCTTCTCAGGCCCTGCGTGGCCGCTCCATCCCAAGAGCCACTCACGTGGCGCCTTCTCCCCTGCAGAGAGGGTTGGTGACACCTCTGCCGCCGTGGCCCCAGTGCAGTGCAGGTGCTGTGCTCCCCGCTGACAGCCCGGCTGGGGCTGCAGGTTCTCCGTGCGGCCCGCATGGCTGGCGTGGGAGCCAagctctgggaagcagagctcagAACAGAAGACTCCATCTGTTTTCCATGGTTTAATCAGCTTATTTCTTATGtgaagagaacaggagagagggagtggagtgtgttgagagagacagagaaagaggccagCAGCAAAGTGGCCCCATCAGCCTGTTTGCCCCTTCCTTCCTCACCCATCACGGGAGCTCTGTCGCGTGCCAGACCTGTCAGTGAGGGCTGGGCACGTCTGGACCACTGCTCCCTCAGGCCTGTCCCCAGTCCCTTTAGCCACCATGTGGCCACCGCTCTTATGCAGAGCCTTATTTCTGCCCCCCGGAAGACCCTCCCCTGCACACCGGGGTGAGCCCCCTCAACAGGAGCCCAGCCCTTCCTCCCAACCTGGATAGCGGTAGAGGgaggttcaagtttcagctccaACAAGCAGAGAAGATTTCACTCGGTGTTCACTTGGATGCCCCAGTGAGTAACGAGTGTGTGGCCCGTTGCTCCCAGAAGTCTGCAGCCCCTAGGATGCACTACTTCGCAccaagcccagggccaggctgcccatgTACCTGCCTGCTCCCCAAGAGGCTGCCGTGGACGGGAGCTTGGTCCCCAccctggggctgcctcccagccagGTTGGACAGCTTCTCTCCCGTTGCACCCAGAGTGCGAGGGTGAGACACAtttagcccagtcctggctggcaGCCGGCAGCTGAGGGAGTAGAGGAGAGAGGGGTACAGGTGGAAGGCAAGAGGGAAGTCTCCCCAGAGCCAGGGTCCACCTGGTCCCACCTGCCCTGCACCTGGATCCTAGGGACCGTGGTGCTACAGCTCCACGCCAGGTGCCATGCCTCCGTTGCCTTATCCTGCTGCGTTCCCCCAGAAGTGGGAGACGGGTCACATTCCTGTTGCAAGCAGGAGGATCCTGATCCTGAGAGGCTCAGTGAATCTCCAGGGCCACCAGCCAGGCAGAGGTGCAGTGCAGATGTGCACCCAACCTGCCCACAGCCCGCACTCCCACAGAGCAGGTCTCGCTgctgtgctgggcctgggctgccaACTGAGGCCTTTGGCCAAATACAGTGGTCCAGCACTCTCCGAGCTTCTCCCCAGGCCAGCAGTCCATGGTCACCCCCAGAGTGTAGCCCATCCTTgccagagggaggaggctggagcccagggccaccGCCAACCCTGAGTCCCAAGGCACAGATGGTAGTGTCTTAAAGGAGGGACTTTGGGGCCCCAGTGACACAGGACGTGGGCTTGTACTGCTCTGCCGGGTGTTCTTAGGTTTGTGACTTGATGCCGAACGCCAGCAGTGTCTTCCTCACATCCCAGCCTGAGGCTGGGGGTAGAGGCGCCCATCTCCAGCACTGCTCCCCTCTGCAAGCTCTGGGTGACTTTggtctgccacctgctggctccccgccccccaggctTGTGGCCTCCCAGAGAGGAGCACTTCCTGACCTGGTCTTGTCACCTCCTCTGACACAGCACAGTGCCCCCCACAGGGGAGTTGGGCCAGCCAGGTCTCTGGCCCTCTGTATGGGACGGGGCAGCCTGGGGAAGCTCTGGGCTCACATGCCCCTGGTCAATAGACCCCACCATCCAGCTGGTGACCCCTCAGGGCATCTCTTCTTTGGCCTCCTTCCTCTTGGAGTGAGTGAGCATGCCCACATTGAGCTGTTCTTGGAGAAAAGCCCTTGTGGGAAAGAATCTGACTTTGAAGTCTGCATCCTGTTTGAGCAGCTCCTGAGACCTCTTTGCAGAAGTGAGCCAGCCCTCTGCCCTGTAGGCCCCTGCAGCACACCTGGGGGCAGTGGCAGAGCCCCTGCCTGGCAGGGCTGCCCTTCCCCTGCTGCCCAGCATGCACACCGATCCATACCGGCCCTGTTGTCAAGGACCTGGCTCTGCCTGCACCGTGGTGTGTTGTGCGTGTGCAAACATGTAggtgtgcctgggttcctgcataTGCACACGAGTGCCTAAGAGGTAATGCCTCCTCCTCAGTCTTCAGCCACTCCCAGAAGATCCTAAACAACCAGGCCAAAGTTCATATTCAGAGATTTGGgggcttttcttcctccttctttgagggcAAATAGCCATTGATAGTGCTTTCTGCAACCTTGTCATTTTTAAGACATCGTGGGTTTTTGTTCAGCTTATTTTGGGTCCCAAACCAGCAGCTTGGAGAAGTgttggagcaggggctggggtcaggtggggggtggggccttTGTGGCCAGCTTGCGCCCACGCAGGGCGCAAGGAAGAACTTCCCCATCCTGCAGCTGACACGGCCGATTTCCATCTCCCAAAGGGTGATGGGCAGTGTCTGAGCCCCTGTGGGGGAAGAGGGGGCGTTGGaaagggagcagagaggaggggaggactGAGTCATCCCCCTTGGGTTTGGAGGGGGTGGTAGGAGGCAGTTGGGGGAAGCTTGGCAGGGGgtcggggtgggagggtggcctCACAGGCCAGGGCCAGCAGTTCAGCCATGGGCACCCTGCCCACTTCCCTTCTCCAGCACCAGGGGGTCCCACCAGTTCAGCCAGCAGGCCCACCTGCTCGTGTGGtgtgcagggctgggaggcagcttGCTGTGGTGCATGTACTCAGGttgctgggctgggggctcagggaggTGGAGGCCTGGTGTGGACAGGGTTGTGTGAGCTGGGGAAGTGTGTGGGATAGAGCAGAGGCCGAGGAACCCCAGGCCTCAGCATGCCtgtgggctgctgcagccagcactgtgggccctcagggctgctgctggcccagccttgcgCTCAGGAACTGTCCCCTCTTTGCAAAGAGCTGCATTCATCTAGGGacagggccgggggggggggggacagatgCTCTGCAGCCCACACAGGCGTTGGCTTTGGAAGCCTTTGCTTTCTGGAGGCTCCCAGGCAGCCCAGGGGCCACAGTGGGggccctgagcagcccctgacCCGGTACTCACTCGCCCAGCATACACACAGCAGGAGGAGCAGGACAAGCCCCAGAGCAGccacctccttccccctcctgctggcccctggggggtgggaggggctgaagGAAGGGTCCCATCTCAGGagcctctggggctgggccaggcccgcgGAGATCTGGAGATGAGGGTGCTCCGATCCAGCCTGCAGCCCTCATGTTGCCTCACCTCCCACGCAGGACCTACCTAGAGGAGGAGCTGACCAAAGCCCGGAAGAAGCCCAGCCTGCGGAAGGACATGTACCAGAAGATGATCGAGGTGGACCCCGAGGCCCCGACCGAGGAGGAGAAGGCCCAGCGCGCCGTGACCAAGCCGCGGTACATGCAGTGGAGGGAGACCATCAGCTCCACGGCCACCCTCGGCTTCAGGATCGAGGGCATCAAGGTGAGGCCAGTAGCTGGCCCCCAGTGAAGGGGGGTGTCTCCTCACCAACGTCTATCCCAGGGGCCCTGGCTGCTCTCAGAGCCTCAGAGGATACAGGCAGTTGGCCCTCAGGGACAAGCAGGTATTTGGAGACACTAGCCCATTCCTCCAActgaggcccaagtgggctgACCCCACGAgggacccccagccctgcccagcactcagCCCTCTGTTGAGGACTCTCCACTTACCCAGCCCATGTctgccagacagaagccagcttGGGGACTGCCACCGGGGAACTGGCTGGCTGGGTCTGTGCCCGTGAGCTGGAGTAGCGAGGAGATGCAGGGTGGGAAGCAGGGACGCTGGCCACCGTGCCATCCATGCTGTGGTCCCTTGACGGCCTTGCTCTTTCCTCTCCAGCCCCTTAAGAGTCTTCAGATATCATTCCCTGTCCCCAGGCTCCTGCACACCCCTTGCTGTTGGAGCTGCAGGGGACAGAGCCAGTGGTGGTccctgcaggggcctggggcagccagcCCAGAGACCCACCTTCCCTCGCAGGAGCTAGCAGCAGCGGCTGGCAACACTGCCCCCAGGGTTGTTCGCGGCTCGCTGCCCGAGGGGTGCTGGGCTGGCTTTGCAAGCCCGGGGCTGAGAATGCTGTTTGCCCCGTCcttgcctgggaaaccagcctTTGGCTGGCCTGCTCCTCTTGCTGCTCATTTTCCTTCCTCTGCTGTTGGAAAGAGCTCAtgttccctgcacctgccctcccgAGCACGCGTGCCTGGGTGCCTGGTGCCTGGGCGCTGTCCAGCTGCAGGAGAGGCCAGCAGCCCGTCTTTTCCCCTAGGGAGAAGCCGCTGTCTCCCTGATTTCCCGCCCCTCTCCTGCTGTGGTTCCCAGGGAGGCCGGAGGAGGGCTCGGCCTGAGGACTGCTGCCCGCCCACCCGCCTGCCCGGCGCCGGCCCCTCGTGCACTGCAGGGTTCCccatctgtgcctgcatcccagacaGTCACAGCGAAGTCGTAGCTTCCACTAACCCCCAGCCTAGAGTGGACCGACGCAAGTGCCGACTCCTGGGGCCCTCTCCTTTGTCACCCTTTGTCCCTGAAGCACAGAACCTCATGTGCTGACCCTGCACAGACTGAACATACGTCTCCATGTCCTGTCTTCACGTACACCTGTGATACAGTTTAATTTATACATTTACAGTGTGACGTGGGGCAGCAAAACTAGCAtgagtttctttttccttcttcatgatTTCATAGATTGAAGACTCTTTCTTACCATAGATCTTGGCAACCTCggcgtaattttttttttctaagtggaGATGTCTCGGCTTTCCACTGACAAAAGCACTTTATGGCTTCTGTTCGGCACATCCGAGTTGCCAGCACCTCCACCATGCTGGTGCTGAGGAGCCAGCCACACCGCTGCCACTCCCACGCAGATCAGATAACGCAGGCAGCTGCTGGGGGTGGAACCGGCAGGCAGCGTGCGCAGCAGGCGCCTTGGTGGGAGACCAAGGCCACCCTTCCCCTGGGCCCttgccccctgccctctgcttgCTGTGCTGCTCCAGGCCTTTCCTCTGGAAGCCACTGTCACCTCTGTGTGCCCCTCCATGAGGGCCCAAGACAACACCCCTGGCCCACCCCCCACTGCCTCTGTTGGGCCATCTGGTTTACCACGGTGCAGCTGGTCACATCTGCCTCTGGCCCTGTACATCGgcttctggctgctccgctgctGCAGGACCCCTCGTGGTGGAGCACGGTCCCACCCCAGGTCCTCTGCTCACGTGCTCCTGGGTGGGTGTCACTGTCCCTAGAAAGAAGACGGCTCTGTGAACCGGGACTTCAAGAAGACCAAAACGAGGGAGCAGGTCACCGAGGCCTTCAGAGAGTTCACTAAAGGAAACCAGAACATCCTGGTGAGTCAAGGCCCCTTCCCAGGGAGAACACCACCTGCCCcggctcttggcccagccctagcccaaCCAAGCCATGACAATGGCGCTGCCCCAGTGGCCACACAGCAAACCCTGGCCCGCCGTCGGCGTGGAAGGTGCAGAAGGTGATGCAGTGGCCCCGCCATGCAGGAGTAGAAGGGAAGCCTGGCCAGCACTCACAGACGCTCCCTTAGCCGTCACCCTCATGGCTCCAGGACTCGTTTCCCATCCCCCGAGAGACTGACAGCTGCTGGGAGTGGTGCTGCATT is a genomic window containing:
- the LOC100350928 gene encoding inositol-trisphosphate 3-kinase B isoform X2, with protein sequence MARRPERMRQDRELSKSWRKIKNMVHWSPFVMSFKKKYPWIQLAGHAGSFKAAANGRILKKHCESEQRCLDRLMTDVLRPFVPAYHGDVVKDGERYNQMDDLLADFDSPCVMDCKMGIRTYLEEELTKARKKPSLRKDMYQKMIEVDPEAPTEEEKAQRAVTKPRYMQWRETISSTATLGFRIEGIKKEDGSVNRDFKKTKTREQVTEAFREFTKGNQNILIAYRDRLKAIRATLEVSPFFKCHEVIGSSLLFIHDKKEQAKVWMIDFGKTTPLPEGQTLQHDVPWQEGNREDGYLSGLNNLIDILTEMSQGAPLP